The region GGAAGGAGGAAAATGGGGGAAGCTGGATGTGAGCTAGGGGGAAGGAGTAGTGTGGAGTTGACCCCGTGGACAAGGGGAAGATGTGGGGGACCATGGGAAAGAGGGGGATCTGGGGCAGCGGAGAGTAGGTGGACATGGGAGCGGAATCGGGGgtccttggggaaggagggaatagCCAGGACTCGGCTCCCCCCGTGTCGATGGCCGTGTTCACCTTTCCCCCGTAGAGGGCGCTGCATCTCCGCGCCACCAAGACCTTCCGGGACCCGCAGGACACGGTGCGCCGGACGGGGGAGGAGTGGCTGGTGACGCTGGCGCAGAGCGAGGCCTACATCCCCGATGTCTACGAGGAGGTGGTGGGCATTGTGGACATCACCACACTGAGCAGCCGCCAGTACTGCGTGGTGTGCGACCCCGTGGGGCCTGACGGCAAGCCCCAGCTGGGCCAGGAGAAGGTGATCAAGGTATAGCAGCCATGTGTGTACCTGACAATATGGTACTGGTGTAAACTCGGGGCACGGTTACTGTAGGGAATACGGTAGCACTTGTAGtactgtgtgtatgtgcaggTGCTGCGTCTGGGTAGCTCCTGGGGCACATTTATTCCACTAAATGTGGTAGTGCTGTGGGGCATGTGTATTCCAGTCAGCACAGCAGCACTTTAGATTGAAGGGTCACTTATATTCTAGTAAATATGGTACAACTGTCTCATGAGGAATATTTATGCTAGTGCATATTATGTTGGGGGACGCTCGTGTCAGTAACTACGGTAATGATGTGTCTCCTGTTGGGTGCATTTACACCCTTATATATGGTAACTATCTTGTAGGGGCATGTTTAGCCTAGTATGAAAGGCAGGGTCCCAGCGCggcgcccgcaggcaccatggcCACCAGAAGAGCAGCCGCCAAGAAGTGCCACCACTGAAATCCTGCCCAAGTTCGGCGGCTGCGTGTCCGGTTGTCCAACGCCCGCCCtgcggaaaaggttggggaccactgacgcTGGGGAACCAAATATTGTTtgcagagtcctgtggcgccttagagactaacaggtCTTGGAGCGCATCGGAGGCACGAAAGTTCCTTCtccaagacgtctgttagtctctaaggtgccatggGACCCTGTGCCGcttttccagatccagactaacacggctgccccgcTGAGACCTGACAAATAGCATTTGTACATGTTTATTCTAACATATACAGTAGTGTTGTTTATCTGACATAACTACAGGACCTCGATGTATAGCTGTGGGGCACATTTATGCTAGTAATTATGGTAATAATGTGCCTCTATGGGATGTCATAGTTACCCTACTAATTACCTCTTTCTTGTAGCCTCCTGTATCCGAGTAAGTACGGTAACCGAATGGGGCCCAGAATGGCTGCGTCTACCGTAATTATTAGAAGTAAAGGTttcaaggtttcagagtagccCCCAGTGGCAGTTGCCCCAAGGGGTCAGTCGGGGCCGTTAGCAGGCAGAGAAAAGAAACTCTTCGGGGTGGGAACGGGATTGGCCCgtctgcagcagctggcaggaagTTGAGGCAGGCGAGGGGGGACGGGGAGGTGGTTGTACTTGGCGTAAGGGCCCATCGCTCCCAGGCTGCGGCCAGTTCCCCAGGCGCTGGCTGCAGGTTTGTGGTTTCGCTCTGGGAGGCTGCGGTGGCTCCTGCTGGCTTGTCTGTTTATTCCTGGCCGCAGAGACTCTCCGGTTTGCCAGTGTCTAAGGTGCTGCCAGAATGTTCAGCAGAAGTACAGAGAGGGCTGGGATAGACCAGCTACTGTATATACCAGATTATAGCTGCAGTTATAGATGGAGGGGGAATGTCTGTTGCCAGGTCCTAGGAGCAGctacagctggggtggggggagggcaccgTATTACCCAGAGTATAGGAGCAGATGGTTACTGTATTTCCACTTTAAAGGTAATGGTTGACACGGCCATTGTGGAAGGAGGCTTACCGTATTTCCTAGACTACACAAGGGATTACTGTATTTTCTAGGCTATATGTAGAATAATAGAAAAAGAAGCTCCTCATCTTGGAGTCGGGTTGTCTAACCGTATTTTTCAGACTATCTGGGCAGGTGTTGCCTTCTTTCTTCACAATAAGTGGGAAAAGGAATAAAATATTCACTGAGGCATGGCATTGCCATGTTTTCTACTTTATATGCACAGTAAATATTACCATATTACCTAGACTATATGCCCACACACCAGCCCCATATTTCTTGGGTACTGTGGATTCTCACGgagccccccccatccccattcatTGCTCCAGggggagaagtcattcttccttcAGCCAGGGGAGTCTCTGAAGGAGGGGATCCAGGACATCTACATCCTCTCGGAGGATGAAGGGCTGCTGTTGCGGGCACTGAGCAAGCTGGAGGACTCGAATGAGgtgaggagagcccagggctggactggcaggggctgggggtcaggagtgaggggaacctgcagagctgggggggcaggggctgcgggtcgggagtgaggggcactggcagagctggggggcctagggctgggctagcaggggctgcgggtcggcagtgaggggcaccggcagagctgggggggcagggctgggctggcaggggctgtaggtcgggagtgaggggcaccggcagagctggggggggcagggctgggctggcaggggctgcgggtcgggagtgaggggcactggcagagctgggatgggggcagggctgggctggcagggggctgcgggtcgggagtgaggagcactggGATCCCTGGCACCCACAGGACGGCGGTGAACTGCAGCGGAAGCCGGGCGATCGCTGGCTCATCCGGGGGCCCCTGGAGTACGTGCCGCCGGCAGAGGTGGAGGTGCTGGAGCGGCGCCGTGCCACCCCCCTGGGTGAGAACGAGGGGATCTATGTGCGGGACATCAAGACAGGCAAGGTGAGCGGGGCCCCAtatccctgcctcccagcctgcccctgtgTCCCATATCCCTGGCCCCCACTGACCCCCAAataccccaatccctgcccccgtGTCCCGTATCCCTGGCCTCCACTGCCCCCAAGTACCCCATAACCCTGCCCCCCCATtgactccccccatccccaggtgCGGGCGGTGATCGGTCACACCTACATGCTGACGGAGGACGAGGAGCTCTGGGAGAAGGATCTGCCCCCCAAGGTGGAGGCTCTGCTGTCCTCAGGCTGGGACCCCGTGGCTGACCGCTCTGGGGCCCCCCCCAGGGGAGGCGAGGGGCCTCCCCGTGACAAGACATGGGTGGTGAGTTACCGGGTGCCCCACAATGCGGCTGTGCAGGTGTATGACTATCGGGAGCGGCAGGCCAGGTGAGCGGGGGCAGGGACTGGATGCAGCTCATGGCTGAGGGGGGTCCTggagctccctcccccagcatgtgGGGCTCAcgttcccctcccccgcagggtgGTGCTGGGCCCAGAGCTGATTCTGCTGGGCCCGGACGAGCAGTTCACGGTGCTCAGCTTGTCGGGGGGGCGGCCCAAGACTCCCCACAGCCGCCGCTcgctctgcctgctgctgggcCCCGACTTCTGCACCGATATCGTCACCATCGAGACGGCCGACCACGCccggctgcagctccagctggccTACAactggtgaggggctggggggcagcagggaggtgtcACAGGCCCTGTCGGGCGCTGGCCCGAGCTTGGGCTCTCCAGGCTGACCCCAGCACCGGCCCTTCAGTGCCCTCTGCCCAGGCGGAATGTGGGGGTTGCAGGGAGGGGGACCGGGGAGGCCTGGTCCCCAACCCCTCAACTGCCCTGTCCCCCCCCAGGCACTTCGAGGTGCCGTCGCCCCCCGACCCCCCAGCACTCTCCCGGCTCTTCAGCGTCCCGGACTTCGTTGGAGATGCCTGCAAAG is a window of Gopherus evgoodei ecotype Sinaloan lineage unplaced genomic scaffold, rGopEvg1_v1.p scaffold_340_arrow_ctg1, whole genome shotgun sequence DNA encoding:
- the MVP gene encoding major vault protein translates to RALHLRATKTFRDPQDTVRRTGEEWLVTLAQSEAYIPDVYEEVVGIVDITTLSSRQYCVVCDPVGPDGKPQLGQEKVIKGEKSFFLQPGESLKEGIQDIYILSEDEGLLLRALSKLEDSNEDGGELQRKPGDRWLIRGPLEYVPPAEVEVLERRRATPLGENEGIYVRDIKTGKVRAVIGHTYMLTEDEELWEKDLPPKVEALLSSGWDPVADRSGAPPRGGEGPPRDKTWVVSYRVPHNAAVQVYDYRERQARVVLGPELILLGPDEQFTVLSLSGGRPKTPHSRRSLCLLLGPDFCTDIVTIETADHARLQLQLAYNWHFEVPSPPDPPALSRLFSVPDFVGDACKALASRIRGAVASVSFDDFHKNSNRIICSAVFGFDAELQVRSCLRFPQNGLVVSSVDIQSVEPVDQRTRDALQRSVQLAIEITTNSQEAAARHEAERLEQEAQGRLERQKILDQAEAERARKELLELEALSAAVESAGAARAEAQSKAEAARIAGEAAVEQAKLKAEAAAIETESELARLGQAREQELRFARAQGEQEAARAQLLAEVEVQKFQRVTEAIGPETLRDIALAGPELQVKLLKGLGLQSALITDGSSPINLFSTAGGLLGILPRPPPGPHA